The Candidatus Nanosynbacter featherlites DNA window ACCAGGCAAAAAAATCTGGTGGCATTGCAGCACCGCTCGATCCCGCAAGTTTGACAGTGTGTGACGGTTGTGAATAAAACAACAGAGGTGTCGATTCGGCGCCTCTTTTGATAGGTTGGAGAAGTGATGACGAAGAAGTATATTTTTGTAACTGGTGGAGTGCTGTCTGGTGTTGGTAAGGGAATCACGGCGGCAAGTATTGGTGCGGTGTTGCAAGCCAAAGGCTTGTCAGTGTCCGTACAAAAGTGTGATCCATACTTGAATGTTGACGCTGGATTATTAAATCCGAAAGAACACGGTGAATGCTTTGTAACCAAAGATGGTGCCGAGACTGATTTGGACCTAGGACACTATGAACGCTTTTTGGATTTGGAGTTGACGCAGAAAAATACTACCCTGTCAGGTCGACTATTGCGTGATCTCATCGCTGATGAACGAGCTGGTAAATTTGGTGGGCAAACAGTGCAGCTAGTGCCACATTTGACCAATGCTATTAAAAAATCTATTCACGAAGCAGCTGAGGGCGATGTTCACATTGTGGAAATTGGCGGTACGGTCGGGGACTACGAAGGTCTGAGCTTTATTGAAGCAATTCGTGATTTTTCACAAGAAGTAGGCAGGAATAATTGCCTCTTTGTTCATGTGGTGTATGTGCCGTTTTTGGAAGCGAGTCAGGAGTACAAAACAAAGCCTGCACAAAATGCCATGGCGGAGCTTCGTAGCTTTGGGATCATGCCAGACGTCGTGGCGGTGCGGACCGAGGGTCATGATAAACCGCCGCGTAGTGTTGGCGAAAAAATCGCTATCTCATCTGGCGTACGTCCTGAAGGTATCATCATGATGCCAAATGTCAATACTGTGTATGAAGTGCCGTTGACGGTTGCGCGTGACTTGGGACCAATGTTGAGTGAATTTACTGGAGTAACAATGGAGCCTGATTTGACTCGCTGGGAAAATCTCGCCACGCGTGACACGACTGATTACGCTCGTGAAGTAACCGTTGGTCTGGTGGCAAAATATATTGACAATACCGATACGTATTTGTCGGTGACTGAAGCGCTCAAATCGGCAGCCTGGGCGGAGAATTGTGAAGTCAATATACGGTGGATAAATTCAGAGACTGCCAGTGATGACGATTTTGCTGAGGTTGATGCTGTGTTGGTGCCGGGCGGATTTGGCTCACGCGGTGTTGAAGGAAAAATTGCAGCGGCGACGTATTGTCTGGAGCACAATAAACCATATTTGGGTATTTGTTTGGGTATGCAAACAGCGGTGATTGCCGCGGCGCGTCGAGGTGGCGTGGACAGTGCTAACAGTGAAGAATTTGGTGCAGGTCAGGGCACGAACGTGATTTATCTAATGGATGGGCAGGCAGGTAAAGAGTCGACTGGTGGCACGATGCGCCTTGGTGATTATCCGGCAGTGCTGAAAGAAGGCTCACTCGTGGCAAAGACGTATGGTACGACAGAGGTGACAGAGCGACACCGCCACCGATATGAGGTGAATCAGGATTTTGTTCAGGCGATTGAACAAGGTGGTTTGGTTGTTTCGGGCACCTCGCCAGATGGTAGATTGGTTGAATTTGTGGAATCGCCGCACTGCAACTATTTCGTTGCTACACAAGCTCACCCAGAGTTTAAATCTCGTCCATTTCGGCCACACCCGCTCTTTGATGGACTCATTAGAGCAGCTGCTTCCAGATAGAGCCAAGTAGTATTAGCGGACGGGTTTCAAGATAAGCTTAAACACTTACCTATTGACATTATAGGGTTTTATATGATATAATAAAAGTATGGAACCATCTGAAAAAACGTTTTTATCTAGGCACCCTGCAGTGAAAAAAATGAAAGCCGCTAGTGAAGAGTTAGGATTGCCAAAAGCGGATATTCGTTTGTCTTTGGGTCTGAGGGCTTTGATGGGTGTAATGCATGGTCGCGGCAATGTTGATATATCTGGTGAAGATAATCTAATTGAAGCAGTAGAAAGAGCTAAGGAGAAGAACAGGGGACTTGTGGTGATTACATCACATGAGTCTGGGCTTGATGTGCCTACTGCTAGCTATTTAGCCTCTTTGGTGGGTAAGACTAGTATCGGGATAGCTTCAACCAACGGTGATTGGATAAAAGAAGGTGTGGGTGGATTTAATCCGGAGCCTATACAATATGTTTTAACGGGAAGAGAAAACTTTATCCCTGTACCGTATACATGGATGGATAGGAAAAATAAAAAACCAGCCCCTTTTTCTGAAGATGATTATAAGGAGGCTGTTGAGCGAGTTAAAGATGGTGAGATATTAGTTATGGCAGGGTTTTCAGACCACGAATCAGTGGAGCATCGTAAGCTTGGTTCTGCGGCGGCACATATTGCCCTAGAGGCCGGTGTTGAGATTCTACCGATATCTATCTCAAGC harbors:
- a CDS encoding CTP synthase; protein product: MTKKYIFVTGGVLSGVGKGITAASIGAVLQAKGLSVSVQKCDPYLNVDAGLLNPKEHGECFVTKDGAETDLDLGHYERFLDLELTQKNTTLSGRLLRDLIADERAGKFGGQTVQLVPHLTNAIKKSIHEAAEGDVHIVEIGGTVGDYEGLSFIEAIRDFSQEVGRNNCLFVHVVYVPFLEASQEYKTKPAQNAMAELRSFGIMPDVVAVRTEGHDKPPRSVGEKIAISSGVRPEGIIMMPNVNTVYEVPLTVARDLGPMLSEFTGVTMEPDLTRWENLATRDTTDYAREVTVGLVAKYIDNTDTYLSVTEALKSAAWAENCEVNIRWINSETASDDDFAEVDAVLVPGGFGSRGVEGKIAAATYCLEHNKPYLGICLGMQTAVIAAARRGGVDSANSEEFGAGQGTNVIYLMDGQAGKESTGGTMRLGDYPAVLKEGSLVAKTYGTTEVTERHRHRYEVNQDFVQAIEQGGLVVSGTSPDGRLVEFVESPHCNYFVATQAHPEFKSRPFRPHPLFDGLIRAAASR